CCTGCGGGCCGTCGGAGAGCATGTACTGGTCGAGGGTGAAGGCGGCGTCACCGGCCTGGTTGCCGTGCATGATCATCAGCAGATACGGCCCGGTGTTCGCCGGGAACGGTCGCAACTGGTACTGCAACTGGCTTGCGGTGTCCATCATCTCGATCTTGACGTTGAGGCCGATCTCGGTGAACTCGCTCTGCAGCACCTCGATGGTCTCGGTGATCTTCGGGAACTGGGCGGTTCGCCCGATCAGCCGGATCTGGCGGTCGACGGGGACCCCGTCGGCCTTGGCCTGCGCGATCAGCTCCTTGGCCTTGTCAAGATCGTGCGGCCACAGCGGCAGGTCGGCGTTGTACCCGACGACACCCGAGGGGATCAGTTGGGCGGCAGGCTCACCGAGGTCGCGGAACAGCGCCTTGACGATGCCGGTCCGGTTGACGGCGTAGTTGACCGCCTGGCGCACCCGGATGTCGTCCAACGGTGGCTCGGTGGCCTGCATCCGTAGGGCGGTGGTCTCGTTGTTCTGGAACGGCACGCCGAGATCACCGGCGCCGTCCTCGGGCCCGAGTCCGACGGCGATATCGGCCTCGTCGTTGGTGATCATCGCCGCACGCACGCTGCCCTCACTGCGCCACTGGTATTCGGCCTTGCCGAACGCCGGAGCCGCTCCCCAGTAGGTGGGATTGCGGGTCAGGGTCAGCTTCTGTCCGTACTCCCAGCGCTCGATCGCATAGGGTCCGGTGCCTATCGGTTCGCGCACCTTCTCGCCGACACTGGTGGTCCGCGGCACCATTTCGACGAACGAAATACGCAGCGGCAGGATCGGATCCGGTTCCGTGGTACCGATGACGACGGTTTCGGCATCCGGGGTACGCAGGGCCAGGGTCTCGTCGCCGAAGACGTAACCGTCGACGTTGCACTGTAGGTCGGAATTCACGGCGCGGTCGATGGAGAAGGCGGCATCCTCGGAGGTGAAGGGCGCGCCGTCGGAGAAGGTGACGCCGTCGCGCAACCGAAAGGTCCACTCGGTCGGGGCGGTCTGCTCCCATTCGGTGGCCAGCAGCGGCTGCAGATCACCGGTGGTGGCGTCGCGCTCCAGCAGCGGTTCGGTGATGTTGGAGCGCACGACGATCCCGGTCGACGTCAGCGAGCTCTCGCAGGGTTCCAGCGTGGGCGGCTCCTGCTGCAACACGATGCGCAGGGTATCGGGGTCATAACCGCCGCCCCCGGAGTTGGCGACGGTGCAGCCGGCGGCCAGCACGGCCGTGCCGGTGATGACGAGCAGCCGGGGCACGGGCACTCTCGCGGCCATCGGGACCTCCAGATCAGGATGTGGGCTGTACCGAGCCAACAGAGTGATGTCCATGTATGTAGACGTCATCTGTGACGGTAGACACACCGTAGGAGCGCGATTCCGACAGCGTCAACCGTCCGAAACGTGCACATCTGCTGCCATTCGGCAGCTGCCCGACGCCGGCACTACACTCCATAAATTGCCAATGAGCTGCGGTTACGCCCCTGCCGTCCGATGTTTGATACCTCGAAGCAGTGGGCAAAACGCCAATCATGCATGTTCTGTATCAACCCATGCTATTTCCGTGTTGGACAGGTATCCGCAGGTCTCCTTACCGTGACACCGAGGAATGAAGGAGCCACATGGGAACATCAGCGCGATCCATCGACCGTGTCCTGCAGGTCGGTCCACTCAAACCGTCACTGGCCGACACCCTCGCCACCCGGTACGACGCCCTGGTCCTGCCCGAGGAGAACGCCGCCCGCGAGGCGTTACTGGCCGAGCATGCCGACGCGGTGACCGTCGTGGTGACATCGGGCCGCACCGGCGTGGACGCCGCTCTGATGAGCGCGCTGCCGCGACTGGGCGCCGTCATCAACTTCGGTGTCGGATACGACACGACCGATGTGGAGGCCGCCGAACTTCGGGGCGTCGGGGTGAGTAACACCCCCGACGTCCTGACCGACTGTGTCGCCGACACCGCCGTCGGACTGTTGATCGACACCATGCGCCAGTTCTCGGCATCCGACCGCTATGTGCGCGCGGGCCGCTGGCCGGCCGAGGGAAGCTACCCATTGACCCGGCAGGTCAGCAACACCCGCGTCGGCATCATCGGGCTCGGCCGTATCGGTGGCGCAATCGCCAAGCGTCTCAGCGCCTTCGGTTGCACCATCAGCTACCACAATCGCCGCCAGGTGGCGGATTCGCCGTACCGCTACGTCGACACGCCTGTGAACCTGGCCCGCGATGTCGACGTGCTGGTGATCGCTGCCGCCGGCGGCAGCGCGACCAGCAAGCTGGTCGACGCCGCCGTCCTCGATGCGCTCGGCGCGCAGGGATACCTGATCAACATCGCCCGGGGCAGCGTCGTCGACGAGCAGGCACTCGTGAGCGCCCTGCGCGAGGGACGGTTGGCCGGTGCCGGTCTGGACGTCTTCGCGGCCGAACCGCAGGTCCCCGCCGAGTTGTTCGAGATGGACAACGTCGTACTGCTCCCCCATGTCGGCAGCGCGACCGTGCAGACCCGCGCCGCCATGGAGGCGCTCACCCTGCGCAACCTCGACGAGTTCCTCTCGACCGGTCAGCTGGTCACGCCGGTAGTGCAGCCCGCCGCCAGGGTGTAGCGGTCGATCGCAATGTGCCCCTGACAGCGCCACCGTGGATATATATCCATGACGACGCTCTCAGGGTCACATTGCGTTGTGCGAGTCAGCCTCCGAAGCCATCCAGCAGGTCGTCAGTGGTCCACTCCCGCGCCGGGAGCACATCACGCAACAGTCGCAGCAGCGCCGGGTTCGTGCTGTCCTGGCGCCAGCAGGCATCGAGCTCGACGGGCCGTTCCCGGAATGCGCCGATGGTGCGGAACACCACTCCCTCGGGATGCAGCGTGGCGGCCGACGCCGGTACCAGCGCAATTCCGATCCCCGAGCGCACCAGCACCAGCATCGTGTGTACTTGCGTGACGAACTGGACGTAGCGCGGCGTGGCCCCGGCGATGGTGAACGTGCTGATCAACAGCTCGTTGAAGTAACGCGCCTCGACCGGTGAGTACATCACGACGTCCTGGCCGTCGAGATCGTTGAGGGTGAGCTGGCGGGCCTGCCCGACCAGTGGGTGGCCGGCGGGAAGTGCGGCCACGAGCTGCTCGTGCAGCAGCGGGCGGGAGACGATGCCGGGGCGTTTGAGCGGCGGCCGGGCCATCCCCAGGTCGATGTCACCACTCATCAGCGCCTCCACTTGCACGGAGGAAACCATCTCGCGCAGTTCGAGTTTGACGTCCGGCAGGTTCTGGCGAGTGTGCTCGAGCAGGCGCGGCAACACGGCGTGCGCCGATGCCGCGGTGAAGCCGACCACCACGGTGCCCAGATCTCCGGCCGGTACCCGCTTCACGGTGAGCGCCGCGCTCTCGGCAAGCTGGAGGATGCGGCGGGCATCCGGCAGGAAGGCCACCCCGGCCGGGGTGAGCGTGACCGTGCGGGTGGTGCGGTCGATGAGCTGAACTCCGAGTTCGGCCTCCAGCTGCTGGATCTGGCGACT
This DNA window, taken from Mycolicibacterium neoaurum, encodes the following:
- a CDS encoding ABC transporter substrate-binding protein produces the protein MAARVPVPRLLVITGTAVLAAGCTVANSGGGGYDPDTLRIVLQQEPPTLEPCESSLTSTGIVVRSNITEPLLERDATTGDLQPLLATEWEQTAPTEWTFRLRDGVTFSDGAPFTSEDAAFSIDRAVNSDLQCNVDGYVFGDETLALRTPDAETVVIGTTEPDPILPLRISFVEMVPRTTSVGEKVREPIGTGPYAIERWEYGQKLTLTRNPTYWGAAPAFGKAEYQWRSEGSVRAAMITNDEADIAVGLGPEDGAGDLGVPFQNNETTALRMQATEPPLDDIRVRQAVNYAVNRTGIVKALFRDLGEPAAQLIPSGVVGYNADLPLWPHDLDKAKELIAQAKADGVPVDRQIRLIGRTAQFPKITETIEVLQSEFTEIGLNVKIEMMDTASQLQYQLRPFPANTGPYLLMIMHGNQAGDAAFTLDQYMLSDGPQAAYGTAEFDAKIRAAEALTDEARQDAFAELFAEEPQEIMQMAYLAHMQGILGKSPRIDYTPDPATGDEMRLAAMTPATSDRTDQS
- a CDS encoding 2-hydroxyacid dehydrogenase, with product MGTSARSIDRVLQVGPLKPSLADTLATRYDALVLPEENAAREALLAEHADAVTVVVTSGRTGVDAALMSALPRLGAVINFGVGYDTTDVEAAELRGVGVSNTPDVLTDCVADTAVGLLIDTMRQFSASDRYVRAGRWPAEGSYPLTRQVSNTRVGIIGLGRIGGAIAKRLSAFGCTISYHNRRQVADSPYRYVDTPVNLARDVDVLVIAAAGGSATSKLVDAAVLDALGAQGYLINIARGSVVDEQALVSALREGRLAGAGLDVFAAEPQVPAELFEMDNVVLLPHVGSATVQTRAAMEALTLRNLDEFLSTGQLVTPVVQPAARV
- a CDS encoding LysR substrate-binding domain-containing protein; amino-acid sequence: MFSLARLSCFIAVAEELHFGRAAERLHMTQPPLSRQIQQLEAELGVQLIDRTTRTVTLTPAGVAFLPDARRILQLAESAALTVKRVPAGDLGTVVVGFTAASAHAVLPRLLEHTRQNLPDVKLELREMVSSVQVEALMSGDIDLGMARPPLKRPGIVSRPLLHEQLVAALPAGHPLVGQARQLTLNDLDGQDVVMYSPVEARYFNELLISTFTIAGATPRYVQFVTQVHTMLVLVRSGIGIALVPASAATLHPEGVVFRTIGAFRERPVELDACWRQDSTNPALLRLLRDVLPAREWTTDDLLDGFGG